ccccttgcagagaaccAGCGAGAGGCAGGGAAgggctgtccccccccccccccccatcgcacgGTAgcttatatcggccagccgttttcacggccggccgatatatgcatgtgtgaataagccctgagctgtagttttcattagtacTGTTTTAGgaacatacatctttttgatccttttttatttacatttttttggaggtgGGATTAAAACACCCCAAAATTCTGGCATTCCGTACCtaagctccaggctgccatgctagcccattgaCACCCCCTGATTCCATTTTGGAATCAGTCCATACACCCTTCACAAATGCCTGACGTGTATAAACCTTAtgtagtcaggaaggggttaaagtggatgTCCACCCCAAGTCGCCAGTTTTGTTCTTGTATTCTAAAGGGTTCAAAATTCTGTGCCGATTAATTTCATAATATATCTTTACACTGGAGTGTAGAGCTTCCTGTAAAGCTCCTGGCCTCTTCCCATACTTCCCAACAACAGAGTGTTAGAGCCCCAAGATCTCACTGGTTATTGTGAAATTCAACAGTTCTGAATAGAAGTGATGTTTAACCCGTTAATGACGtggccccccttttttttccatttttcgtttttcccctcccctttaaaaaagtcataactcctttatttatccatcgatgtcgctgcatgaaggcttgctttttgcgggacgagttgtagttttcaatggtgctatttaaagtaccatataatgtactgaaaaactttttaaaaattctaagtggagtaaaataaaaaaaaaaacgaaattccgccacgctttcagtgcatcttgtttttacggtgcacacactgcaacaaaaatgacatgataactttattctatgggtcagtacaattactacgataccaaacttgtatagtttttttttttactgtactactcttttttttcaaagtcattacatttttttcaattattttctgcggtcatcttgtgcgcgcaataacatttttatttttctgtcgacgtagtagagcgatggctcattttttgcaggatgtcctgtagtttccgttagtactaattcggaatacatacgactttttgatcactttttaatgcattttttctgggagacagggtgactgaaacaGTGAACTTCCGGTATTCTTTACtctttttttcagacgacgttcactgtgaggccttagtcagacgggcgttttttcgcgcgatttgcgcatgcgtccggcgattttttaaagccattgctttgcaatggtatcggacacatgagcgctttttatgcgctcgtccgataaattatagaacagaaatcgcagatcgcacctatctgcgatctgcgatacctgttctcttctctatatgcgctcaatggggccggcggcagcagcgccgaccccattgagaacatatagaatacaaatcattcttctctgccacagctgtaacagctgtggcagagaagaacgatgtttgcccattgaattcaatggagccggcaatacaacgctgagccaatcagaggctggtctcactcacacccccttcacacccactgcaggccggccgcgtggaactctggctgccgggagcaggtgagtatatatattttttttattttaacacttttctggatgaattgcagggaagggcttatatatttaagcccttcccgacaattcatcccacactcgcccgcagcgcattgctttcaatgtagccggctgtattgccggctccattgaatgcaatgcgctggacagctccggcccgtttctaatgaaacgcggctaggggcagattttcgggcgattttcgggcaccggtcacgcgatttgcggatgcgcatccgtcatgcgatccgcaaatcgcgcgaaaaaatgcccgcctgactaaggcctgagaggtAAATAATGAGCTAATTTGATaggtcggacttttatggatgttgtgataccaaatatgtttttttattttataatttagattttttaattacagatatggcaaaaggggggtgatttaaacttataactttttttttttttacaattaaaaaaactttattgatttttttttactttatttttaagcccccctggggtctacaacatgcgatgctttgatcgctcctgcagtatgacgtaatgctacagcataaTGTCAtattgcaatttgacaggcagcctatcaagccgccccactgggatggcttgatagtcagtcttctaaggcagccctggggcctttcagaagaccctcggctaccatgacacctgcacggctcccccgatctcaccacgcggggggggggcgtaagggatttaaatgccgctgtcaatttaaagggttaatagtcgcgATCGAccgcacggccgattgcagctattgcccgcaggtgtcagctgtactaaacagctgacgcccgcgctgtatgaaaagaggtcgcCCCGagacctctctttatacatacctcGACACTCTAGGATGTaatggcaggaaggggttaaattagcaTCACTCatgataactactgtaatactacataAACACTTTTACGTTCTCTTTAAATAATAAAATTCTGAGTGActacaaccaccactagagggagcttaacaGTTTATACATTCAGTGTGCTAGAAGCTCCTAAACCCCTGTTTCTAGTTGTGGCTGCAGGATTTTATTAGTTAACTATGTCTGTGagggggatttggagctctgtatcagaagaaAACTGAGCTCCAACCGCTATAAACATATTAGACATTTTCAGAACAGtagaaaagtgctgctgctgtacAGTATTTAGTTTATAGAGAGCTAATAAGCACATTGATTTCATGCAGTGTTAATTACATTTAATTGATAAAATAATAAACATATCTTATATTCCCAGCTGGTTTATCATTTGCTCTCATCCTGGTGTCTACACGCCTGTATGTACCACAGAGATTGCTGAAATGATCAAGCAGAATCCAGAGTTTGCTAAAAGAAATGTTAAACTCCTTGCAATGTCCTTTGGAAGCAAGGAGGATAGCAAAGGATGGATTAAGGTGAGTTTTACTAAACTGAACTTATATTACTATAGTctccagctttaaccccttaacgactgcccatatGGCTTTTTAGAGTGgttgttaaggggctttattctgatgtatGAATGTTTTTACAGCGCTGCATCAAAAGTATGGCATGGATCTCCAGCTGCCGAATGACAGCCTAGCACTGGCTCTAACAGCGGAGACCAAAGAAATCGCCGATCCCTGACGTTTAACGTTTTACACAGTCAATGGTCACTCATAGGAACCCCGCTATGTGTTTATGGGGTCTCAATGGGCTGCTACGGCACCtaaatgctttaaccctttccaatcccctgtctgacgtctaaagacattctgattgaaggctgtgaagtttctgatgtcggaagacgtccggcagggtattttttctgcatattactggccgctttgttgtcgggggcctctctaacatgtccaataccacagtactggctctagccagcagaatggtgccattgtataaagacagaaagagaaaaccccctaggaaaccctgaatccaaaattggattgcaaagggttaaagatagactctaagggcgcattcagacgatcgtatatcggctgggttttcatgcccagccgatatatggtgtccctctctgcaggggtaggAAGGtaaaagagtcgggagcagtgcactgagctcccgcctcctctccaccccctctccacacctcgccactatctgcaatgggagggggcgggatggggtggagctaagttctctggtgcagctccgcccctgccccagacttcccattgcaaatagtggcaaggggcggagaggggttggagaggaggcaggagctcagtgcactgctcccggctcttccagcttcctccccctgctgagagggacgccgtatatcggcttggcgtgaaaacccagccgatatacggtcgtctgaatgcgcccttagtcaGCTATCTTTGGTGGCTTCTGAGACTCAGCCTCTGGATGAGCTTCATAAACCAATATAATACACtggtatactgaagtatagcagtgtattataagaacaatCAAAGGTAATGATTTTCTAGTCTCCTATTATGACcaaaagaaagttaaaaaacgttttaaaaagcaaaaaatgtaaaaacaaaaaattaaaatgtcaaaACCCCATTTTTCCACCTTTTGTATGTaaaagcaaaacacaaaaaaaattaccacaaatttagtatcattgttttgatgtaaaaaagttaaaatattatTTAACCCACATGGTGCATGCCGtaaaaaaaatatagcaaaaataGCTACATTTGCATAGCTTTCctcacaaaaaatggaatagaaggcGATTAAAAAGCCATACAGATCATCAAATGGTAGCATTATAAAGTAAAACGCatcgcacggaaaaaaaaacctcacatagCATTAATGATGACATAATTCTATTGACCCACATTATTAACTTAACATATTGGAACATAATGGAATAAAGCGTGATCAAACTATTATATGTTTGCAAAATGAGATATATTAAGAATAGagctcattccacaaaaacacaAGCCCTAATTGACATCTCttggtagaaaaagaaaaatgttatggctcttggcatacggcaacacaaaagcaaatcttaaaaaatgttaaaaatgttttaactagagatgagcgagcatactcagccacgcccctttttcgcccgagcaccgcgaatttcgagtacttccgtactcgggcgaaaagattcggggggcgccgtgggtgagtggggggttgcaacggggagtgggggggagaaggagagagagagggctcccccctgtcacccgctgctaccccccgtgccgccacgcctccccccgccccccggcgccccccgaaactttttacccgagtactgaagtactcgaaaatagcggtactcgatcgagtaattactcgaaatgagtacgttcgcttatctctagttttaaccccttaatgatcacCCATACGCCttttgatcgcagctgttaaatCCTATAGgtagcactgtagaggcattgtttcattagtctaggacactacatgccgctctgactggtcagcactggtTTCAtcaagcaggtgtagtgtcttagactaacgatgtgaactagtgcacagtgtgcatcaggtagtcagagagcaGTGAAGCCATCTTTATTTCCCCAGGCCTGGTGAGCATcttaaatgttgccttctgcatgATGTATTATCTACTGTAGACTGCAGTTTAGGTTTTCTGCATGGAACAGAGATCCTCTTGGAGCTGGATGACGTGTAggtttaacccctttaatggcacgcctggaaaatctccaCTAATAATGAACCTgcaaataataaacctgccacttaaggggttaaagctccagCAGTGTTCCAACATTTGTTCTGTTGTGAACTATTGCTAGACATTTAGTACATTCTACTGATACATTAACGCCACCATTACTTGTTTATGAGATGGGTGCATTTCATGCTTTTACGATCTGAAATTACAGAAAGTATTTTTCCATATAGGACATTTGTAGCCTAGATGGTGGTGGTAGAGAGGATCTTCCATTTCCTCTAATATGTGATCAAGGCCGGGATGCTGCACTAAAACTTGGATTCATCAAGCCAGACGACAAGACTAAGACAGGATTGGCATTAACTGCTCGTCATGTAAGTACTATATTATATAAGTAATAAataactaagggcttatttagacgatcgtatatcggctcggttttcacgccgagccgatatacggtgtccttgtctgcaggggggggggtggaagagccaggagcaggaactgagctcccgtcccttgccactatttgcaatgggaggggcgggggtggagctccgccccatctcaccccctcctattgcaaatagtggagaagggcggagagggggtgggagctcaatttctgctcctggctcttccatcccccccccccctgcagacaaggacaccgtatatcggctcggcgtgaaaagcgagccgatatacggtcgtctgaaatagctcTAAGGTTTATAATTCTGTAGGTGGGGTGTAAGTAGAAAGATACTTATTTTGCTTTAGTCATGTGGGAATAGCATATACATTCAAGGTGACAACACTGTGAAagaagaaaccaaaaagtggcaacagcactcaaaatacattccTATAATAAAATAGCCCACCGTGTTGACCTCAATTTTGTTGCAACAAGactagtgttaggacccatctgatagCTTGGTCATCTGGACGTTGCTAGATGGGCCaccatgatttgatcaaattatataccaagaaccttgcattacttaatgtggttagtgtatttattataggaatgtatatttctgatagcaaatgtattttgagtgctgttgccatttttggtttatgcttctattgtatgttgcagccatggtttaacgtgcacctatagatttctattgggaagtacttgacctattttatctttttttttgtacaaacacTGTGAAAGAAGGCACAATTGTCATGAAATAAAGTTAGCGTTGAACCTCCGTCTAAGCCTGTATCCACATGGCTGTGTGCAAGTTATGCCCATACAATATGGACAAAACATGGCTGTAACAATGGGGCCTAGGATACATGTAAAATTAGGAGATATTGACCCTCTGGGTCTCACATTAACTCTTGTGACTGTCTTGTTGCAACAAAATTGAAGTCACCATGGTAAGCTAAAGGCATGGTAGAACTATAAGGATACTTGACTTCCACTGTGCTGTCATTAGAAAGCTTGGCACATCTGACTTGCTGGGTAACATATTCACGGTAGAGGGTGATTTGGACCATGGGATTCTTAAGTCATTTTGCTATACAAAAAGACAATCCCAGATCAAGTTTAATTCAAACAATTCAATGTTACTTTTCTTCACAAGGGGTGGCACAGAAAGTTTAATAGTTAGAACACTCAGATGAGGCACAAAATCTTAATGGTTACAATACACATGAGGTGGCGCTGAGGCTTAATATTCTTCAACAGAGGCTAAAAAGAATACAAACTCTTAATGACTATGTCACTCTGTAACTCAGGCCATGATAGCTCCACAGGAGCCCCACCACAGAATTGGTTTAATTCTCACAGGCCTGCACTAGAATTTACTGCATACTGTGTAATAGTTGAAATACACACTAACCCAGGACCTAATCTCAGGTAATATCCCTTCCACGAATGCTTCAATTCAAACCAGTTCTCCTCATGGCTGAACTGACCAGGCCACACCTCAGGCCTTCACTACAGATCCTCACTTAAATGAGCAGCGCCAGGAGTGGATACTTCTAAAAATGCATCCTAAGATGCCTCTTCATTGCATCCAGtaaaacaacgtttcgacccatgcaagggtctttttcaagttcatGAAGGTATCCTCAGGTATAAACTCAGCAAAGCTCACCCCTCCCTGCCTCCTTTCATGCTGCCGTCTCTTCTGCAGCCTTAGCAGACTCTGGCCGGGCTAACCGCACCTAGGCTGACAACACATTCAGGCTATGTTGTTTCAACCGTAGCGCTCTGCAAGTCACTCTCTTCCACAGTCAAACTTTGCTGGCCTCAGACTATCAAGTGGTCAATTGTGTTAGCTCACCTTGAGAATCATCCAGGGCTTTCTCAGGGAAGAAGTTGAACTTCTTCCCTCCAGAGGCTCATCTgtaatatatgaaatagataatgGTATGACAGGCAGAAATGAGTAGTGTAACAAATTACTTCCTTGTGGTTTGTATGAAAAAGCATCTAATGGTAGTATCAATCTAGAATACAGTCAGGCAATTTGTACATAAAGGTGGTCTCAAGAACAACAGCAATAATACTAGTTAGCAACTGTGCAGTAGGGCAGAtgaaagaatacctctgcagcaccacctattgataggcagcattcctgcaagtcaatgttagattctttatacaagccttgtaacaatgactagggattgaaagccaagccagaatccatacacagacagctgtttttcagggtgtttgcctctcatcagtgtgcagtaagtttctggcttggctagcgagaggcctgtgatgtgggtcaggaacactgtcttttctccttagggagagcacttagaaggtaagttagacttataaggccattcatgctcttctgtgtaatatgcaaataagggagatggaacaataacctctgcagcgccatctattggaaggcagcattcctgctaatcaatgttagactcttcatacaagccttgtaacaatgactgggaattgaaatttGCaaattactcagaggagcatgaatagccttataagtctcctcactcaccttctaggtgctctccccaaggagaaaagatagtgttccatGTTATAAACTAACATGACTTTATTACGGACTACCATATATTTATTATGTGAACTGTGATACCTGTATGAATAAACTACTTACTGCAAAAATAGGCCCGCTTTAACCTTTATACCAGTTTTATCAGATTATGTCTTTCTTACTGCTTACTATATAATACTCTGCACCGCATACACATCATAAATATTCTAGAAATGAAGAGTTTGATAACGTTAGTATCCTTGATGAGTTAAGCGGCCAGGGCTAACCTAGGTTGAAGACTATAAGAGTAAGCTTTCTGGACATTACACATCCAAGCACACAAGATGACCCTCTGCACAGCTTCTCCTCAGGCCCTGCATCACACTTCCTGGCCTCTAGCCCACCAACTATACAATTGGCCAGCTGGTCCAGCTTCCAGTCACTAATGCTTCTCCTGATAATCAAGCTTACAATGCTTTATAGTTcaccccaacctccctgacgaaCAGGCCTCAGGCCTAAATGTTTTATAGGACATACCACAGTTCCAATAGGCACTGCTTGTGGACCATCTGCACTCTCCCTATTGGCAGCAAACCTCTCCATTTTATCTTGTCCTAAATGCTCCTTCTAACAGTGTGGTGGTGCAGCGCATTGGCATCACCATTCTTAGTCACCATGCATAGCCTCCTCCTGGACCTATGCTGACATCTGTACCTCACCCTGTAGCTGACAGACAAGAAGATTGTCAATTCCCATGGTTATCTATATCAATATAACTTAGTGGTGTTACCGAGTGTCACGACCCTCCGTCTATATGACCTGCTACATAAAACGTTTAAAAATACAGTGTAACAGTgaacaatacaaacagaaaaaaaattacatagtcTTTCAGATTGTTAGTTTTGGTGGTCCGTCCCATATTATTATGTCTTACTGATAGTGTTAGCAAAGAATCTGTTTCCACACCATCCTTGGCTCATGCTGGCTTTTCCTCACAGTAGCGCCTTGGATTGTAGTTGACTCTATACCTCCTCGTTTACCACCTCAAACACTGCAGTCAGTAGCAACTGTGGTATCTAAGGATTTTGACAGGCGTGCCAATGGATTGTCATGGCAGCTGAGTGCCATAATAGGTATTATGCATAGTagtagtattgcaatatattatagAGCATGTCCGGTTATAGCCTCATGTCATTACTCCCATTTCTCTCAAAACTCCTTGAACAGTATGTCTACCTACGATCTGCTTTCTGACCCAACAACACTACTGAAACTACCTTAACCAAAGCCACGAATGATTTGCTAACAATTGACTTGCTAATTGCCAAGGCTTACTAACCGAAGCCTCACATTACTTTGTGCTCCTACTTCTAGACTTAGACTTTAATTCAATTGACCACTTCTGTTACAAACTGTCCCATCCCTTGGCATGACAGACTTGGCTCTCTTCATATCTTGCCAACCAAATAGTTACGGTCTCACCCGCCATCTCCCACCTATACCACTGCAACATTTTCCTCTGTAGCTCAACCTCTTTCACCCCTCCAATCCACCCTCAATGCTGGGGCCTAGCCAATCCACCTCTCCTCCCATTACTCCTTTGTTTCTCCCACGTGCCAGTTTCTTCACAGACTACTCAGTACACAGAAAATTCAGTTCAAAATATTAGCAATGACATACAAAGCTGTCCCTTCCATACATCGCTGACCTAATTTTCTAATACTCCCTCACACATAATCTCTGCTCCTAACGGGAGTTGATTCTTTGGACTCTTCTTGATTTCCCCCTCACTGAACAATCTCTAAGACTTCTCCTGTGCAACCCCCAAACTCTGAAACTCACTACCTTAAGCGATCAGAATCTCCCCTACCTGGAAAACTTCAATGCAACCTGAAACTTTTTTTTCAGAAAGACCGTTAGCCTACCGTAATCCCACTGCTACtacactaccatatgagcagcttCTACTTGCACCTATTGTCTCCTTCTTACTTCCCTTGTAgattttaaagagaacctgttaccTCTTTAGAGTCACTAagttagggcaggtgacagggagtcgGGTGCTGTATTTTGTACACTCATCTGCTTCCTGTTTCCCGCTGCTGAAGTCCGTGCCCCGGCCAAAGATTCAACACTTTTCAGAGTCTTGTGcccgctctcccatagacttgtgtaGGAGAGCATGCATATGGCACTGTAAAAAGGGTCGGATTTTCGGGTGGTGCCACAGAATTCAGCAGTGGGCAATGCGAGAACCAtgaagcaggtgagtatacaaaatacagctccctgtcacctgccaTAACAGCACTATATgttagtttatggtgttttaggcaggtgacaggttctctttaagctcTCAGAAGCAAGCTGCTCCCTCTGTACTAGACTGTCACTCATTTATTATGTTCAtaggtcttcttttttcttatGTAGGCAACTGAAACCCATAAAATATAGAATTAAATTGGTTGTCCCACTAAAATAacattccctattcacaggataggggataatcaGCTGATTTGTGAGGGTCCAGCCACTGATCACTAGAGCGGGAGTCCCCAAGACCTGAATTAGTGGTGGTCGAGCATGAGGACTGTAGCTCTCTTAAGTTCAACGGGACTGCTGGATATAGCTGAGAGCTTGATCCATGCTATCTCTGACAGTCCCAGTGAAATGAATAAAGTGGTGGTGCACATGAATGAGCATTGTAACATTCATTTTGGGACCCCCGTTTTCATGATTGGCAACAGTCCAAGTAGAAAGTCTAAGTGGTCaatcccccactgatcagctagttgaTGGAGGATAACTTCTTTtggtgggagaacccctttaatggcacttTAAAAATTAAATAGAGAATAAAAATGTCCAATAGTGGAACTTAAACTAACTAAATAATGATAAATTAACTAAATAAAAATACAATTCTAATGCAAAAATAGTAAATCTAAAATGGTATTGCCACAATCATTACTACTTATAGAATAGTTACTACTTATAGAAAAGTTTAAATGTTATTTACCGCATATGATGGAGAACATAAAAATGTTATGTCAGAATTGTCTGCTCCCTTTTCTTATTGAACGTTAACTGAGAAGTCATATGTACCGCAAAATGGCACCACTCAACCACATAactgcataaaacaagccctcattccactcatagaataaaattaaaatacacAATGGGCAAAATACAGAAAAGAATAATGCCAGAATTGAGActtacaaataaaataaaaaaataagttatatgtaccccaaatgaAATAAGCACCCTAAAATGTGTGTATTTGTCAATGATAGAATGAAAAAAATACTAGAatgaatgaaatgaaaaaaattaatagaaTGAAAATATTGCAAAAACTGAGACCTGGGGGCCTAGATCTTTGAAAAGGATCCCATGGTAATCTCCTCCATAAACATACAGGCTGCTTATTGTGATATTAAgtgatttttttctgcaatggGTTTTGTTCAAATAATGACACCAAAAGGGACCTTCCACACACAGGTAGAATTTTTACCGCATTCTGCACCGCAAACAACGGGAACATTCTGCAAGgctccatgtggattttgatgcagaataaaaatggtttaatctgccagcaaTTCCACATCATAATCCGCAATGAGACTTGTGGATTGTGGTGCACAGTTCACAGCAGCGGATTAAGGTGCGCAATACGCAAAACTTTCACTCGTGTGAAAGCTCCCAAATGGAGCCATAGTGTAAATGTCTGATTCTGGACAAGTTGCAATGCAAAATGAATTCCTGATTGCACTAGGATCTTGctgtagatgtgtgtgtgtgtgtatatatatatatatatatatattttttttttttaacatactaaTATTTGCTTTCATTATTATTTAGGTTATGATATGTGACAAAGACAAGAAAATCCAAGCCTATATGGTTTATTCAGCGACATCAGGAAGAAGCTTTTCTGAAATTCTTAGAGTTCTAGATTCTCTTCTGGCTAGGGAAAGGACTGGATGCTCATGTCCTGTAAACTGGCAGGTAAATTACTTTTTTCTTATCTTTCTGGGATAACAAGGCTGTAAAATACAGTAAAGTCTGAGCACTACATACTTTTATGAAAAACTAAACTCTCTGTACTAGTGTATATGtcggtgcttttaca
Above is a window of Eleutherodactylus coqui strain aEleCoq1 chromosome 3, aEleCoq1.hap1, whole genome shotgun sequence DNA encoding:
- the PRDX6 gene encoding peroxiredoxin-6; amino-acid sequence: MGLMLGDTCPDFTAETQNEPLKLYEYTTDCWFIICSHPGVYTPVCTTEIAEMIKQNPEFAKRNVKLLAMSFGSKEDSKGWIKDICSLDGGGREDLPFPLICDQGRDAALKLGFIKPDDKTKTGLALTARHVMICDKDKKIQAYMVYSATSGRSFSEILRVLDSLLARERTGCSCPVNWQPGDEYLVPDPTPAGVDQYVTDIRKVELPSGKSYIKYGKPKQ